Proteins co-encoded in one Setaria viridis chromosome 9, Setaria_viridis_v4.0, whole genome shotgun sequence genomic window:
- the LOC117840808 gene encoding uncharacterized protein has translation MYVLQLHLPSHKHFHHSQEHLHSSLLHLQRTMASRAIESHRAGAEVVSGGDAACRKKSVELLEELGLPKGLLPMEDIQEFGYNRDTGFMWLVQGKKKVEHTFKKIKQTVSYAAEVTAFAEKGKLRKITGVKTKELMLWLSVVEVYVPDSSPEKVTFMTGTGLSDSFDAAAFALGE, from the coding sequence ATGTATGTGCTGCAGCTCCATCTCCCATCACACAAACACTTTCATCACTCTCAAGAGCACCTACACAGTTCCCTACTCCATTTGCAAAGAACAATGGCGTCCCGGGCCATCGAGAGCCACCGTGCTGGTGCCGAGGTCGtctccggcggagacgccgccTGCAGGAAGAAGTCCGTCGAGCTGCTGGAGGAGCTCGGCCTCCCCAAGGGCCTCCTTCCAATGGAGGACATCCAGGAGTTCGGGTACAACCGCGACACAGGGTTCATGTGGCTGGtgcaggggaagaagaaggtcgaGCATACGTTCAAGAAGATCAAGCAGACCGTGTCTTACGCCGCCGAGGTGACGGCCTTTGCCGAGAAAGGCAAGCTGAGGAAGATCACCGGCGTGAAGACCAAGGAGCTGATGCTCTGGCTCAGCGTAGTGGAGGTGTACGTCCCTGATTCCTCGCCAGAGAAGGTCACCTTCATGACCGGCACCGGCCTCTCCGACAGCTTCGATGCTGCTGCATTTGCGCTTGGAGAATAG
- the LOC117835082 gene encoding costars family protein: protein MNVEEEVGKLKEEIQRLGQQQPDGSYKVKFGVLFNDDRCANIFEALVGTLRAAKKRKILTYDGELLLQGVHDNVEITLLPPPAVAAA from the exons ATGAacgtcgaggaggaggtcggGAAGCTCAAGGAGGAGATCCAGAGGCTCGGCCAGCAGCAACCCGACGGCTCCTACAAG GTCAAATTCGGTGTACTCTTCAACGACGATCGCTGTGCAAACATTTTTGAAGCACTAGTTGGCACCTTGAGGGCCGCCAAGAAGAGGAAAATTCTGACCTATGATGGCGAGCTGCTTCTGCAGGGTGTTCATGACAATGTGGAGATAACCCTATTGCCCCCTCCTGCAGTTGCTGCCGCTTGA
- the LOC117837347 gene encoding polygalacturonate 4-alpha-galacturonosyltransferase yields the protein MAIRAGGSALLALAVLLAASSCLQARVDQLHHGRQVSDWSRKHNFELQNLSSSQMDDLHLLGRPEEITRRKLRDRRTGVRKKMEVVQQDDEALVKLENTGIERSKAVDSAVLGKYSIWRRENENEKADSRVRQMRDQMIMARIYSVLAKSRDKLDLYQELLARLKESQRSLGEATADAELPKSASERIKAMSQVLSKARDLLYDCKAITHRLRAMLLSADEQVRSLKKQSTFLSQLAAKTIPNGIHCLSMRLTIDYYLLSPEKRKFPNSENLENPDLYHYALFSDNVLAASVVVNSTIMNAKEPEKHVFHLVTDKLNFGAMNMWFLLNPPGDATIHVENVDDFKWLNSSYCPVLKQLESAAMKEYYFKADRPKTLSAGSSNLKYRNPKYLSMLNHLRFYLPQVYPKLNKILFLDDDIVVQRDLTGLWEVDLNGNVNGAVETCGESFHRFDKYLNFSNPNISQNFDPNACGWAYGMNMFDLEEWKRKDITGIYHKWQNMNENRLLWKLGTLPPGLLTFYKLTHPLDKSWHVLGLGYNPTIERSEIDNAAVIHYNGNMKPWLEIAMTKYRPYWTKYINYEHPYIHGCKISQ from the exons ACGACCTTCATCTCCTGGGAAGGCCAGAAGAAATAACACGCAGG AAATTAAGGGATAGAAGAACTGGTGTGAGGAAGAAAATGGAAGTAGTGCAGCAGGATGATGAAGCCCTAGTGAAACTTGAGAACACGGGTATCGAACGCTCGAAAGCTGTTGATTCTGCTGTTCTGGGAAAATATAGCATATGGAGACGTGAAAATGAAAATGAGAAGGCAGACTCAAGGGTTCGTCAGATGCGAGATCAAATGATCATGGCCAGAATATATTCTGTTCTTGCCAAATCCAGGGACAAGCTTGATCTTTATCAGGAATTACTCGCAAGGCTCAAGGAAAGCCAGCGCTCCCTTGGGGAAGCTACTGCTGACGCTGAACTTCCTAAGAG TGCTTCGGAGAGAATCAAAGCAATGAGTCAAGTTTTGTCAAAAGCAAGGGATTTATTGTACGATTGCAAGGCTATTACCCATCGTTTAAGAGCGATGCTTCTGTCAGCTGATGAACAGGTCCGGAGCTTAAAGAAGCAGAGCACCTTCCTTAGCCAGTTGGCAGCTAAGACAATCCCAAATGGCATCCATTGTCTTTCCATGCGCTTAACAATAGACTATTACCTTCTCTCTCCAGAGAAAAGAAAGTTCCCTAACAGCGAGAACTTGGAAAATCCAGATCTTTATCATTATGCTCTTTTCTCAGACAATGTTTTGGCAGCATCAGTTGTGGTCAACTCAACCATCATGAATGCGAAG GAGCCTGAAAAACATGTATTTCATCTTGTTACTGACAAACTGAACTTTGGGGCTATGAACATGTGGTTTTTGCTGAATCCACCTGGGGATGCAACAATCCATGTTGAAAATGTCGATGACTTCAAATGGCTAAATTCCTCTTACTGTCCTGTTCTGAAGCAGCTTGAGTCTGCGGCTATGAAAGAGTACTATTTCAAGGCTGATCGTCCGAAAACACTCTCTGCTGGTTCCTCTAATCTGAAGTATCGAAACCCAAAATATCTTTCCATGCTCAACCATCTAAGATTTTACCTCCCTCAAGTCTATCCCAAGTTGAATAAAATCCTTTTCCTAGATGATGACATAGTTGTCCAGAGGGACCTGACTGGACTCTGGGAGGTCGATCTTAATGGAAATGTTAATGGGGCGGTGGAAACATGTGGAGAGAGCTTTCACCGATTTGACAAGTACCTCAACTTCTCAAATCCAAATATTTCTCAGAATTTCGATCCTAATGCTTGCGGTTGGGCTTATGGAATGAACATGTTTGATCTGGAAGAATGGAAGAGGAAAGATATTACTGGAATTTACCACAAATGGCAGAACATG aACGAAAACAGGCTGCTCTGGAAATTGGGGACACTGCCACCAGGTCTTCTAACTTTCTACAAGCTGACACACCCTCTGGACAAATCATGGCATGTGCTTGGCCTAGGATACAACCCAACCATTGAACGCTCAGAAATAGACAATGCCGCGGTCATCCACTACAATGGGAACATGAAGCCTTGGCTGGAGATTGCAATGACGAAGTACCGACCTTACTGGACAAAGTACATCAATTATGAGCATCCCTATATTCATGGATGCAAGATCAGCCAATAG
- the LOC117837348 gene encoding uncharacterized protein, with amino-acid sequence MAAAAVEGEVRRDMWGQEYRTSSAECAAALDAYYAAFLSFGRGRVAAALRAAAADPSCALAAAHAAHAVAPRDPAGAAAFLAAAADNLGNATEYERAVFGTLSAMVGEQRKEEVALQRHFELLKNFPRDILSLKRAQHLCFYLGNPDLSLKFVEQVLPENQDQNYIYGMLAFPLLELGKMDEAERAARKGLAINKNDVWSQHNLCHVFQQECRFREATEFMESCSPSWIACTSFLLTHNWWHVAVCYLEAESPLQKVLDVYDQNIMKELEKSDCEAAEVYLNALGLLLRLYVRGHVHPAKERLTTFLDALKDESIWHVEWLLDLLILWALSITGELKSAQNMLESLKSRVSSMDKDRQQVMQKALQLAEAVYQFGNEEHKTVFDTLGPDFDALGYKMIGASDEQVDVFNEVWYVVLISAGETSKAIDVLGKQIRKRDGAPFLWRLLAKAYSLDGRGADASVASEKADALQAAYSY; translated from the exons atggcggcggcggcggtggagggggagGTGAGGCGGGACATGTGGGGGCAGGAGTACCGGACGTCCTCCGCGGAgtgcgcggcggcgctcgacgCCTACTACGCGGCCTTCCTGTCCTtcggccgcggccgcgtggcggccgccctccgcgccgccgcggccgacccGAGctgcgccctcgccgccgcgcacgccgcgcACGCCGTCGCGCCCAGGGACCCCGCGGgggccgccgccttcctcgccgccgccgcggacaaCCTC GGAAATGCGACGGAGTACGAGAGGGCCGTGTTCGGGACGCTCTCCGCGATGGTGGGCGAGCAGAGGAAAGAGGAGGTGGCACTGCAGAGGCACTTCGAG TTGCTCAAGAATTTCCCCAGGGATATCCTGTCTCTCAAGAGAGCGCAGCACCTCTGCTTCTATTTAGGAAATCCGGATTTATCCCTGAAATTTGTCGAACAA GTTTTGCCAGAGAATCAAGATCAGAACTACATATATGGTATGCTCGCCTTCCCTTTGCTAGAGCTTGGAAAGATGGATGAAGCTGAGAGAGCTGCTCGAAAAGGCTTGGCTATAAACAAGAATGACGTCTGGTCGCAGCATAAT TTGTGCCACGTTTTTCAGCAGGAATGTCGCTTCAGAGAAGCTACTGAGTTCATGGAATCATGTTCTCCATCATGGATTGCATGCACATCATTTTT GCTTACTCACAACTGGTGGCATGTCGCTGTTTGTTACTTGGAAGCTGAATCCCCTTTACAGAAAGTCCTAGATGTATATGATCAAAATATCATGAAGGAACTTGAGAAAAGTGACTGTGAGGCCGCGGAG GTGTATTTGAATGCTCTAGGGTTGCTGCTACGGTTGTATGTGCGTGGTCATGTACATCCTGCTAAAGAGAGGTTAACAACATTTCTCGATGCACTAAAGGATGAG TCTATATGGCATGTGGAATGGCTCCTTGATTTGCTTATTTTATGGGCGCTATCAATTACGGGCGAGTTAAAAAGTGCACAAAATATGTTGGAATCTTTGAAGTCAAG GGTCAGTTCGATGGACAAAGATAGGCAGCAAGTGATGCAGAAGGCCCTCCAG CTAGCGGAGGCTGTTTATCAATTTGGAAATGAAGAGCACAAGACGGTCTTTGACACTCTGGGTCCAGACTTTGATGCGCTTGGTTATAAG ATGATCGGTGCATCAGATGAACAAGTGGATGTCTTTAATGAAGTTTGGTACGTTGTTCTAATAAGTGCTGGAGAGACTTCGAAAG CAATTGATGTGCTTGGCAAACAAATAAGGAAACGAGATGGGGCACCCTTCCTGTGGCGTTTGCTG GCGAAAGCATACTCATTGGATGGAAGAGGCGCAGATGCTTCGGTGGCATCCGAAAAGGCCGATGCTCTACAAGCTGCTTACTCCTATTAG